A portion of the Achromobacter sp. MFA1 R4 genome contains these proteins:
- a CDS encoding tripartite tricarboxylate transporter substrate binding protein produces the protein MNTAQALLACAALAGACIAPPARAADYPDRPVKVIVAFSPGGTTDTLTRSVTNTLTQKLGQPFVVENKPGAGGNIGTEYVVRAAPDGHTLIVNSVGPIAVNPSLNKLPYDPLTDLVPMVQIATVPNVLVVPPSSPAKDIQGFLKYVKTARNLNYSSTGVGTSSHLSSYMLMDELKVNATHVPYKGADAVNDLLAGRIDFMFATIPSVIGHIRAGKLRALAVSTAQRSATLPELPTIAESGYPGFDAGSWFGFFAPKGTPQQVVDLVNREVNATLPALNAQMLREGAEPVGGTPAQFASFIKGEHDKWAVLVKKFDPQAQ, from the coding sequence ATGAATACTGCCCAAGCCTTGCTCGCTTGCGCGGCGCTGGCGGGCGCCTGTATCGCCCCGCCTGCCCGCGCCGCCGACTATCCCGACCGGCCGGTCAAGGTCATCGTGGCCTTCTCGCCCGGCGGCACCACGGATACGCTCACGCGCAGCGTCACGAACACGCTGACGCAGAAGCTGGGCCAGCCCTTCGTGGTGGAGAACAAGCCCGGCGCCGGCGGCAATATCGGCACCGAATACGTGGTGCGCGCCGCGCCCGACGGCCACACGCTGATCGTGAACTCCGTCGGTCCCATCGCCGTCAATCCTTCCCTGAACAAGCTGCCCTATGACCCGCTGACCGATCTGGTGCCCATGGTGCAGATCGCCACGGTGCCGAACGTGCTGGTGGTTCCGCCGTCCTCGCCCGCCAAGGACATCCAGGGCTTTCTGAAATACGTCAAGACGGCGCGCAACCTGAACTACAGCTCCACGGGCGTGGGCACGTCCTCGCACCTGTCCAGCTACATGCTGATGGACGAGCTGAAGGTGAACGCCACGCACGTGCCCTACAAAGGCGCGGACGCGGTCAACGACCTGCTGGCCGGCCGCATCGATTTCATGTTTGCGACCATCCCGTCGGTGATCGGGCACATCCGGGCCGGCAAGCTGCGCGCGCTGGCGGTCAGCACCGCGCAGCGATCCGCCACCCTGCCCGAACTGCCGACCATCGCCGAGTCCGGCTATCCGGGTTTCGACGCCGGTTCGTGGTTCGGCTTCTTCGCGCCCAAAGGCACGCCGCAACAGGTGGTGGACCTCGTCAACCGCGAGGTCAACGCCACCCTGCCCGCGCTGAACGCGCAGATGCTGCGCGAGGGCGCCGAGCCGGTCGGCGGCACGCCGGCCCAGTTCGCCTCCTTTATCAAGGGCGAGCACGACAAATGGGCAGTGCTGGTGAAGAAGTTCGACCCGCAGGCGCAGTGA
- a CDS encoding ABC transporter permease, translated as MTVSTATGAAPASSPASPAAPPQAGMSKPPRKFDASRLLPLVGPLALFVVWDLVVRLQLVSPVLLPTPSATIVALVKGMAGGALLGDFLSSLNRTVQAFLIAGIIGVPLGVLLGSNEKAYRSVEFLVDFFRSTPSSALIPLFLMIFGVTDMNKIAIAAFAAVLVILFNSAYGVINARKQRVMAARVMGASRWQIFKDVLIWESLQPTFVGLRSGVSMALVIVIVAEMFIGSDSGLGNRIINSQQVLNVREMYASILAAGALGYVLNILFLVLEKRVVHWSGR; from the coding sequence ATGACCGTATCCACGGCAACGGGCGCCGCGCCCGCCTCCTCCCCGGCCTCCCCGGCCGCCCCGCCGCAGGCGGGGATGTCCAAGCCGCCGCGCAAGTTCGACGCCTCGCGCCTGCTGCCGCTCGTCGGCCCGCTCGCGCTCTTCGTGGTGTGGGACCTGGTGGTCCGCCTGCAACTGGTCAGCCCCGTGCTGCTGCCCACCCCCAGCGCCACCATCGTGGCGCTGGTCAAGGGCATGGCCGGCGGCGCGCTGCTGGGCGACTTCCTGTCCTCGCTGAACCGCACCGTGCAGGCCTTCCTGATCGCCGGCATCATCGGCGTGCCGCTGGGCGTGCTGCTGGGCAGCAACGAAAAGGCCTACCGCAGCGTGGAGTTCCTGGTGGACTTCTTCCGGTCCACGCCCTCTTCCGCGCTGATCCCGCTGTTCCTGATGATCTTCGGCGTGACCGACATGAACAAGATCGCCATCGCCGCCTTCGCGGCCGTGCTGGTGATCCTGTTCAACAGCGCCTACGGCGTCATCAACGCCCGCAAGCAGCGCGTGATGGCGGCGCGCGTCATGGGCGCCTCGCGCTGGCAGATCTTCAAGGACGTGCTGATCTGGGAAAGCCTGCAGCCCACCTTCGTCGGCCTGCGCAGCGGCGTGTCGATGGCGCTGGTCATCGTGATCGTGGCCGAGATGTTCATCGGCTCGGACAGCGGCCTGGGCAATCGCATCATCAATTCGCAGCAGGTGCTGAACGTGCGCGAGATGTACGCCTCCATCCTGGCCGCCGGCGCGCTGGGCTATGTGCTCAACATTCTCTTTCTCGTGCTGGAAAAGCGCGTGGTTCATTGGAGCGGCCGATAA
- a CDS encoding ABC transporter ATP-binding protein — protein sequence MSTVINPVIAPTPAAAPFQPGPLGTHITIRGLTKYFAGWPLYEDFNLDIPKGKIVSVFGPNGCGKSTLINMIAGLIPIDSGEILFDGKSLAQTKIGYVFQNYREAMFPWLRTIDNIAYPLRLEGRSKAEVDARVEELVASFDVKFDLKRYPYELSGGQQQTASIMRALAPGPEVLFLDEPFSALDFEMTLFIREKLQEVFMQTGTTMLLVSHDLEEAVYLADQVLLLTKRPTRVAEILDYTDARPRTVDTLSEPSFIQMKKLSLEIFQREVRK from the coding sequence ATGTCCACCGTCATCAATCCCGTCATCGCCCCCACGCCGGCCGCCGCGCCGTTCCAGCCCGGCCCGCTGGGCACGCACATCACGATCCGCGGCCTGACCAAGTATTTCGCCGGCTGGCCGCTGTATGAAGACTTCAACCTGGACATCCCCAAGGGCAAGATCGTCTCGGTCTTCGGGCCCAACGGCTGCGGCAAGTCCACGCTGATCAACATGATCGCGGGCCTCATCCCCATCGATTCCGGCGAGATCCTGTTCGACGGCAAGTCGCTGGCGCAGACCAAGATCGGCTACGTGTTCCAGAACTACCGCGAAGCCATGTTCCCGTGGTTGCGCACCATCGACAACATCGCCTATCCCTTGCGGCTGGAAGGCCGCAGCAAGGCCGAGGTGGACGCCCGGGTCGAGGAACTGGTCGCCTCGTTCGACGTGAAGTTCGACCTCAAGCGCTATCCCTATGAACTGTCGGGCGGACAGCAGCAGACCGCATCCATCATGCGCGCGCTGGCCCCGGGACCCGAAGTGCTTTTCCTGGACGAGCCCTTTTCCGCCCTGGATTTCGAGATGACGCTGTTCATCCGCGAAAAGCTGCAGGAGGTCTTCATGCAGACCGGCACCACCATGCTGCTGGTCTCGCATGACCTGGAAGAAGCCGTGTACCTGGCCGACCAGGTGCTGCTGCTGACCAAGCGCCCCACGCGCGTCGCCGAGATCCTCGACTACACCGACGCGCGGCCGCGCACGGTCGACACGCTGTCCGAACCCAGCTTCATCCAGATGAAGAAACTGAGCCTGGAAATCTTCCAGCGCGAAGTGCGCAAGTAA
- a CDS encoding LysR family transcriptional regulator: MNTRFVEAFLWSARLGSFRAASDRLHITQAAVANRIASLEEDIGARLFERDAKELKLTAVGTRLLDYGERLLEIRQQILSLGKRGDEVAGLVRIGAIETVVHTWLIGFLTNLRSTYPGIEVQLTSETTRALHRGLREGTLDIAFQTDVLNDTGIISMPCLPMDMGWVGPAGGEDAMTTHELLSEPVLTMSPGSQPHEALKALYREVGMPQGKVHFVSSISALARLVRSGFGHALVPLPPIYEYVARGEIQVVRSDLPVPPQLLVVSYLESGGSDAIRLVAELACRASDRFTAAVVAPDMGSAH, translated from the coding sequence ATGAACACGCGCTTTGTCGAAGCCTTTCTGTGGTCCGCCCGCCTGGGCAGTTTCCGGGCGGCCAGCGACCGCCTGCACATCACGCAGGCGGCCGTGGCGAACCGCATCGCATCGCTGGAAGAAGATATCGGCGCGCGCCTGTTCGAGCGCGATGCCAAGGAACTGAAGCTCACCGCCGTCGGCACGCGCCTCCTGGACTACGGCGAGCGCCTGCTCGAGATCCGCCAGCAGATCCTGTCGCTGGGCAAGCGTGGCGACGAGGTCGCGGGGCTGGTGCGGATCGGCGCCATCGAAACCGTCGTGCATACCTGGTTGATCGGTTTTCTGACCAATCTGCGGTCCACGTATCCGGGCATCGAAGTCCAGCTCACCTCCGAGACCACGCGCGCCCTGCACCGCGGGTTGCGCGAAGGCACGCTGGACATCGCGTTCCAGACCGACGTGCTGAACGACACGGGCATCATCAGCATGCCGTGCCTGCCGATGGACATGGGCTGGGTCGGCCCGGCGGGCGGCGAGGACGCCATGACCACGCACGAACTGCTCAGCGAGCCGGTGCTCACCATGAGTCCGGGTTCGCAGCCGCACGAGGCGCTCAAGGCCCTGTACCGCGAAGTCGGCATGCCGCAGGGCAAGGTGCACTTCGTCAGCTCGATCTCGGCGCTGGCGCGGCTGGTGCGCAGCGGCTTCGGCCATGCGCTGGTGCCGCTGCCGCCCATCTACGAGTATGTCGCGCGCGGCGAGATCCAGGTGGTCCGCAGCGACCTGCCCGTGCCGCCGCAGCTATTGGTCGTGAGCTATCTGGAAAGCGGCGGTTCGGACGCCATCCGGCTGGTGGCTGAACTGGCCTGTCGCGCATCGGATCGGTTCACCGCCGCGGTCGTGGCGCCGGACATGGGCTCCGCGCACTAG
- a CDS encoding DUF4286 family protein encodes MTFDPVFPSATNGMLFVATDVDPADEPDFNRWYDREHIEERVRIPGFLSGARYMSVQGGRKYLGLYRTQSLAAFGTVAYRAAFERQTAWSVTNLDRMRDPMRRVCAVEAVTGMGTGSQLVVLPLPASCAGAPLARARNAGAELQAVDGFVRSFLLVPDAALSTPLPRESSEGRALTPMFVVEASTRAAAQALRAGAAAAFDADPASAWLYELGWALEASALG; translated from the coding sequence ATGACATTCGATCCCGTGTTCCCGTCCGCCACCAATGGAATGCTTTTCGTCGCGACCGACGTGGACCCCGCCGATGAGCCCGACTTCAACCGCTGGTACGACCGCGAGCACATCGAGGAACGCGTGCGCATCCCCGGCTTCCTGTCGGGCGCGCGCTACATGTCGGTGCAGGGCGGGCGCAAGTATCTGGGCCTGTACCGCACGCAGTCGCTGGCGGCGTTCGGTACGGTTGCCTACCGCGCCGCATTCGAACGCCAGACGGCATGGTCCGTGACCAACCTGGACCGCATGCGGGATCCGATGCGCCGCGTGTGCGCGGTGGAAGCCGTGACCGGCATGGGCACCGGCAGCCAGCTCGTGGTGCTGCCCCTGCCGGCCAGTTGCGCCGGCGCGCCGCTGGCCAGGGCGCGCAACGCCGGGGCCGAACTGCAGGCGGTGGACGGTTTCGTGCGGTCGTTCCTGCTGGTGCCGGATGCGGCGCTCAGCACCCCGCTGCCGCGCGAATCCTCCGAGGGCCGCGCGCTGACGCCGATGTTCGTGGTCGAGGCCAGCACGCGGGCGGCTGCGCAGGCCCTGCGGGCAGGGGCTGCGGCCGCCTTCGACGCCGATCCGGCGTCGGCCTGGCTTTACGAGCTGGGGTGGGCGCTGGAGGCCTCGGCGCTGGGCTAG
- a CDS encoding antibiotic biosynthesis monooxygenase has product MSSSAISVPVTMLVTRHIAPERYSDFLSWMRQGEILAAGFPGFLGSGVLQPPEGGDEYQIVLRFTDEASLNRWENSLPRRMWLERGATLVRASREHRVSGTEGWFAPKASTPPRWKQAVSIWLAYFPVLLVFSILVSEHLSILPVFWRVLITSVILTPIMVFVCIPVISRLLQRWLRAG; this is encoded by the coding sequence ATGTCCAGTTCCGCCATTTCCGTTCCGGTCACCATGCTGGTGACGCGGCACATCGCGCCCGAGCGCTATAGCGATTTCCTGTCCTGGATGCGCCAGGGCGAAATCCTGGCGGCGGGCTTCCCCGGTTTTCTGGGGTCGGGCGTGCTGCAGCCGCCCGAGGGCGGCGACGAATACCAGATCGTGCTGCGGTTTACCGACGAGGCCAGCCTGAACCGCTGGGAAAATTCGCTGCCGCGCCGCATGTGGCTGGAACGCGGAGCCACCCTGGTGCGCGCGAGCCGCGAACACCGCGTGAGCGGCACGGAAGGCTGGTTCGCGCCCAAGGCCAGCACGCCGCCACGCTGGAAGCAGGCGGTCAGCATCTGGCTGGCCTATTTTCCGGTGCTGCTGGTGTTTTCGATCCTGGTCAGCGAGCACTTGAGCATCCTGCCGGTTTTCTGGCGCGTGCTGATCACCAGCGTGATCCTGACGCCCATCATGGTGTTTGTCTGCATCCCTGTCATCTCTCGCCTGCTGCAGCGCTGGCTGCGCGCCGGCTAG
- a CDS encoding AtzE family amidohydrolase, translated as MSGPAHDIARQVRSGERSATAVLDATLARVRERDPRYNCFTAITESRARQEASAIDARRARGEPLPPLAGVPYAVKNLFDIADEVTLSGGRVNASNPPARGDARLVERMRDAGAVLIGALNMDEHAYGFTTENTHYGACRNPHDTSRIAGGSSGGSAAAVAGGLVPLTLGSDTNGSIRVPASLCGVFGLKPTFGRLPRTGSYPFVGSLDHLGPFAASASDLAAAYDTLQGPDPADVACAQHSTEPALAGLAEGVGNLRIAVLGGYFSEWASPQARRAVEIAARALGAVDVVEMPAAAQARAAAFIITAAEGGALHRRRLVTHYDYYEPHSRDRLVAGSLVPAAWVQQAQRVRHRAYLEALALFDQYDVLIAPATPVSATPIGADWLTLAGKQLPARASMGVLTQPISAIGLPVCTAPTWPELDEDGHLPLGVQLIAAPWRESACLRAAYALEQAGAARVRPV; from the coding sequence GTGAGCGGCCCCGCCCACGACATCGCCCGCCAGGTCCGCAGCGGCGAACGCAGCGCCACCGCGGTGCTGGACGCCACGCTGGCCCGCGTGCGCGAGCGCGACCCCCGCTACAACTGCTTCACCGCCATCACGGAAAGCCGCGCGCGGCAGGAGGCCTCGGCCATCGATGCGCGCCGGGCACGTGGCGAACCGCTGCCGCCGCTGGCGGGCGTTCCCTATGCGGTGAAAAACCTGTTCGACATCGCCGACGAGGTCACGCTGTCGGGCGGACGCGTCAATGCGTCCAACCCGCCGGCGCGCGGCGACGCGCGGCTGGTGGAGCGGATGCGCGACGCCGGCGCGGTGCTGATCGGCGCGCTCAACATGGATGAGCATGCCTACGGCTTCACCACCGAGAACACGCATTACGGCGCCTGCCGCAACCCGCACGACACGTCGCGCATCGCGGGCGGGTCGTCGGGCGGCAGCGCCGCCGCCGTGGCGGGCGGGCTCGTGCCGCTGACGCTGGGTTCGGACACGAACGGCTCGATCCGCGTGCCCGCCTCGCTGTGCGGCGTCTTCGGACTGAAGCCCACCTTTGGCCGCCTGCCGCGCACGGGCTCCTATCCGTTCGTGGGCAGCCTGGATCATCTGGGTCCGTTCGCGGCCAGCGCCAGCGACCTGGCCGCGGCCTACGACACCCTGCAGGGCCCCGACCCGGCAGACGTGGCGTGCGCGCAGCATTCGACCGAGCCTGCCCTGGCGGGCCTCGCCGAGGGCGTGGGCAACCTGCGCATCGCGGTGCTGGGCGGCTACTTTTCTGAATGGGCGAGCCCGCAGGCGCGCCGCGCCGTGGAGATTGCCGCGCGCGCCCTGGGCGCCGTCGACGTGGTCGAGATGCCGGCCGCGGCGCAGGCCCGCGCGGCCGCCTTCATCATCACCGCGGCCGAAGGCGGGGCCTTGCATCGCCGCCGGCTCGTCACGCACTACGACTACTACGAGCCGCACTCGCGCGACCGCCTGGTGGCGGGCAGCCTGGTGCCCGCGGCCTGGGTGCAGCAGGCGCAGCGCGTGCGCCACCGCGCCTACCTCGAGGCGCTGGCCCTCTTTGACCAGTACGACGTGCTCATCGCCCCCGCCACCCCCGTCAGCGCCACGCCGATCGGCGCGGACTGGCTGACCCTGGCGGGCAAGCAGTTGCCGGCCCGCGCCAGCATGGGCGTGCTGACGCAGCCCATTTCGGCCATCGGCCTGCCCGTCTGCACCGCGCCGACGTGGCCCGAACTGGACGAGGACGGCCACCTGCCGCTGGGGGTGCAACTGATAGCCGCGCCCTGGCGCGAGTCCGCCTGCCTGCGCGCCGCCTACGCGCTGGAACAGGCCGGCGCGGCGCGTGTCCGGCCGGTCTGA
- a CDS encoding LysR family transcriptional regulator, with amino-acid sequence MELRQLRYFVRVAELGSIGRAARDLGVVASALSQQISRLESELATRLLTRSPTGVTTTPAGAAFLRQAQLTLRHAESAVAAAREARLAGTVSVGFAPTTASLLARPFYAAMTERYPNVRLHLVEGLSGNLGDLLNARRLDLAVLFQNDSAQGRSVVPVLDERLFLLAPRGMIEQSDGEPVGMADLAGLPLAVTSKAHGLRAWVEAAFERAGIEPWIGVEVDGLTTLMDLVQAHRIATIQPGAAVARVETGVLSMHPIDDPYLFRRNQIYCISDDELSPAALAARVVLRDAMRGLVRHGGWPGATLLDS; translated from the coding sequence ATGGAACTGCGCCAACTCCGTTACTTCGTCCGCGTCGCGGAACTGGGCAGCATCGGCCGCGCCGCGCGCGATCTGGGCGTGGTCGCATCGGCGCTGAGCCAGCAGATCAGCCGGCTGGAAAGCGAACTGGCCACGCGGCTGCTGACGCGCAGCCCCACCGGCGTGACCACCACGCCCGCCGGCGCGGCCTTTTTGCGCCAGGCCCAGTTGACGCTGCGGCACGCGGAAAGCGCCGTGGCGGCCGCGCGCGAGGCGCGGCTGGCCGGAACGGTGAGCGTCGGCTTCGCGCCCACCACCGCCTCGCTCCTGGCCCGCCCCTTCTACGCGGCCATGACGGAACGCTATCCGAACGTGCGCCTGCATCTGGTCGAGGGCCTGTCCGGCAACCTGGGCGACCTGCTGAACGCCCGGCGGCTGGACCTGGCGGTGCTGTTCCAGAACGACAGCGCGCAGGGCCGCAGCGTGGTGCCCGTGCTGGACGAACGGCTGTTCCTGCTGGCCCCGCGCGGCATGATCGAACAATCGGATGGCGAACCCGTCGGCATGGCCGATCTGGCGGGCCTGCCGCTGGCCGTTACCAGCAAGGCGCACGGGCTGCGCGCCTGGGTCGAGGCGGCCTTCGAGCGGGCCGGCATCGAACCCTGGATCGGCGTCGAGGTGGACGGCCTGACCACGTTGATGGACCTGGTGCAGGCCCATCGCATCGCCACGATCCAGCCGGGCGCGGCCGTCGCGCGGGTCGAGACCGGTGTGCTCAGCATGCACCCCATCGACGACCCCTATCTCTTTCGCCGCAACCAGATCTATTGCATCAGCGACGACGAGCTGTCGCCCGCCGCCCTGGCGGCGCGCGTGGTGCTCCGCGATGCCATGCGCGGATTGGTCCGGCACGGCGGCTGGCCCGGCGCCACCCTTCTCGATTCGTGA
- a CDS encoding GntR family transcriptional regulator yields MESAFAAIDMPRTLADSAYSSLKRDILDFRLAPGDRFTETEIADRLQVSRTPVREALFRLEREGYLEVRQRNGWLVKPLDFETLDHFYELRSVLELAAVHALCAPDPSPGPQHALRSLAQTWLVDESERSNDCEWLADLDERFHVDLVAAAGNPEIARVHRAATERIRIVRRLDFTQPDRIRTTYEEHGAILSALLARDADGAARLLRAHIQDSQDAVRKITLHRLYATRRAKAA; encoded by the coding sequence ATGGAATCCGCTTTTGCCGCCATCGACATGCCGCGCACGCTGGCCGACTCCGCGTACAGTTCGCTCAAGCGCGACATCCTGGACTTCCGGCTGGCCCCGGGCGACCGGTTCACCGAGACCGAGATCGCGGACCGGCTGCAGGTCAGCCGCACGCCCGTGCGCGAAGCCCTGTTCCGTCTGGAGCGCGAGGGCTACCTGGAGGTGCGGCAACGCAACGGATGGCTGGTCAAACCGCTGGATTTCGAGACGCTGGACCACTTCTATGAACTGCGCAGCGTGCTGGAATTGGCGGCGGTGCACGCGCTGTGCGCCCCCGACCCCTCGCCCGGTCCGCAGCACGCCTTGCGCTCGCTCGCGCAGACGTGGCTGGTGGACGAAAGCGAGCGGTCCAACGATTGCGAATGGCTGGCGGACCTGGACGAACGCTTTCACGTCGATCTGGTGGCGGCCGCGGGCAACCCCGAGATCGCCCGCGTGCACCGCGCCGCCACCGAGCGCATCCGCATCGTGCGCCGCCTGGACTTCACGCAGCCGGACCGCATCCGCACGACGTATGAAGAGCATGGCGCCATCCTGTCCGCGCTGCTGGCGCGCGACGCGGACGGCGCGGCCCGGCTGCTGCGGGCGCATATCCAGGATAGCCAGGATGCCGTGCGCAAGATCACGCTGCACCGGCTGTACGCCACGCGCCGCGCCAAGGCCGCGTAG
- a CDS encoding ABC transporter substrate-binding protein, with protein MIHRNAPYAFNATRRRLIQGAAMGAATLAAPALVRAQSGPVIRIGFWPVAAGLPFYAAVEKGYFKEAGLNVEPLKFAGAQQVMEAMLAGRADGSANGTGSANLAIGEIASPGLFKIFASNPSNVKNVLDEFIVAKDSPIKSIADLKGKKVGSGPGIQNSTLAKAVLERAGATGATVVELAISQHVAAVAAGQLDACYTLEPTGTVGRLNGTTRVLETGVIAKYVLGDPMAPWFGGSASLTTAFLKKHPEESKKFIAAYARGIELIRTKPAEARPFLKGYTAIEGPMTEEVPLAAYTLHNEFTPSDVQYFQKFFDLFTDKGVFAQKVDVSTMLYKG; from the coding sequence ATGATTCATCGCAACGCGCCCTACGCCTTCAACGCCACCCGCCGCCGCCTGATCCAGGGCGCCGCCATGGGGGCCGCGACGCTCGCCGCCCCGGCGCTGGTGCGTGCGCAATCGGGCCCGGTCATCCGGATCGGCTTCTGGCCCGTCGCGGCCGGCCTGCCCTTTTACGCCGCCGTCGAAAAAGGCTATTTCAAGGAAGCCGGCCTGAACGTCGAGCCGCTCAAGTTCGCCGGTGCGCAGCAGGTCATGGAAGCCATGCTGGCCGGTCGCGCCGACGGCAGCGCCAACGGCACGGGCTCGGCCAACCTGGCCATCGGCGAAATCGCCTCGCCCGGCCTGTTCAAGATTTTTGCGTCCAACCCCAGCAACGTTAAGAACGTGCTGGATGAGTTCATCGTCGCGAAAGACAGTCCCATCAAATCCATCGCAGACCTCAAGGGGAAAAAGGTCGGTTCTGGTCCCGGCATCCAGAATTCCACGCTGGCCAAGGCAGTACTGGAGCGCGCCGGCGCAACCGGAGCAACCGTGGTCGAGTTGGCGATCAGCCAGCACGTCGCCGCGGTTGCCGCCGGCCAGTTGGATGCATGCTACACGCTGGAACCCACGGGCACCGTCGGCCGCCTGAACGGCACGACTCGCGTGCTGGAGACCGGCGTCATCGCCAAGTACGTGCTGGGCGATCCCATGGCGCCGTGGTTCGGCGGCTCGGCGTCCCTCACCACCGCATTCCTGAAGAAGCACCCCGAGGAAAGCAAGAAATTCATCGCCGCCTATGCGCGCGGCATCGAACTGATCCGCACCAAGCCCGCCGAGGCCCGCCCCTTCCTGAAGGGCTACACCGCCATCGAAGGGCCGATGACCGAGGAAGTGCCGCTGGCCGCCTACACGCTGCATAACGAGTTCACGCCAAGCGACGTGCAGTACTTCCAGAAGTTCTTCGACCTCTTCACCGACAAGGGCGTCTTCGCGCAAAAGGTCGACGTCTCGACCATGCTTTACAAGGGCTGA
- a CDS encoding class II aldolase/adducin family protein yields MTTSTPRPGRLGISSMRPHCSDAEWQARVDLAACYRLVELYGMADMMANHISARVPGEDNAFLINPYGMMYEEITASSLIKVDVDGTILSKPDFGELDYGINKAGYVIHSAVHAHRHEVDCVIHTHSWASMAVSSLECGLLPLTQTAMRFLKIGYHDYQGVVLGVEEQASLLADLGQGEALILRNHGALTVGRTVGEAFNWMHRLELACRSQLAAMATGARLQDVPQPVLEATWNNYQPGTRRPYGVMEWPALLRKLDRIDPGFRD; encoded by the coding sequence ATGACAACTTCCACGCCACGTCCAGGTCGCCTGGGCATTTCCTCCATGCGGCCGCATTGTTCCGACGCGGAATGGCAGGCCCGGGTGGACCTTGCGGCCTGTTATCGCCTGGTCGAGCTCTACGGCATGGCCGACATGATGGCCAACCATATCTCGGCCCGCGTGCCCGGCGAGGACAACGCCTTTCTCATCAATCCGTACGGCATGATGTACGAGGAGATCACGGCGTCCAGCCTGATCAAGGTCGACGTGGACGGCACCATCCTGTCCAAGCCCGATTTCGGCGAACTGGACTACGGCATCAACAAGGCCGGCTACGTGATCCACAGCGCCGTGCATGCCCACCGGCACGAGGTGGATTGCGTCATCCACACGCACAGCTGGGCCTCGATGGCGGTGTCCTCGCTGGAATGCGGCCTGCTGCCGCTGACGCAGACGGCGATGCGCTTTCTGAAGATCGGCTATCACGACTACCAGGGCGTGGTGCTGGGCGTGGAGGAACAGGCCTCCCTGCTCGCCGACCTGGGCCAGGGCGAGGCCCTGATCCTGCGCAACCACGGCGCGCTGACCGTGGGCCGCACCGTGGGCGAGGCCTTCAACTGGATGCATCGCCTGGAACTGGCCTGCCGCTCGCAACTGGCGGCCATGGCGACGGGCGCCCGCCTGCAGGACGTGCCCCAGCCGGTCCTGGAGGCTACCTGGAACAACTACCAGCCCGGGACCCGCCGCCCGTATGGCGTCATGGAGTGGCCCGCGCTGCTGCGCAAGCTGGACCGGATCGATCCCGGCTTCCGCGACTGA
- a CDS encoding DUF4089 domain-containing protein, with product MTQETIDQYVRSALALSGYALRDSATEQVVQQFSRIHDIAASFADEPLPVELESASVFRP from the coding sequence ATGACACAGGAAACCATCGACCAATACGTGCGCAGCGCGCTGGCGCTGTCGGGGTATGCCTTGCGCGATTCCGCCACCGAGCAGGTCGTGCAGCAGTTCTCGCGCATCCACGACATCGCGGCGTCCTTCGCGGACGAGCCGCTGCCGGTGGAACTCGAATCCGCTTCGGTGTTCCGTCCGTGA